The following proteins are encoded in a genomic region of Bacteroides sp.:
- a CDS encoding sugar nucleotide-binding protein — protein sequence AKAIIEIKGLDCKVIPVLTKDFPQNAQRPQYSVLNKSRIKKDFGVEIPYWRDSLKECLAKL from the coding sequence CGCCAAAGCCATCATTGAAATCAAAGGGCTTGATTGCAAGGTCATACCTGTGCTCACCAAGGATTTCCCCCAAAATGCCCAGCGTCCCCAGTACAGTGTTCTGAACAAAAGCCGTATAAAAAAGGATTTTGGTGTGGAGATTCCCTACTGGCGAGATAGCCTGAAGGAATGCCTGGCAAAATTGTAA
- the metX gene encoding homoserine O-acetyltransferase, with product MLQILKTDKPFTTESGYTFPGIEIGYHLYGDVHSGNPVVWVCHALTGNSDPMEWWPNLCGPGKTFDPRYHTIVCANVLGSCYGTTGATSLNPETGKPFLLDFPLITIRDMVQVHELLRGHLGIEKIDVAIGASLGAFQGMEWCIMQPGLIKHLIFIAAGARTSPWAKAYNEAQRMALEADPSFLENTQEGGKAGLRAARAIGMISYRSFEAFEKTQYDPEENKMEGFNAPSYLRYQGNKLVNRYSPYAYLTITRAFDSHDVGRHRGGVKKVLQSIRSNVCCISIETDILFPIEEVRKVAEMIPGASHHTIRSLYGHDGFLVEKEGLEVIIESTHWEEKMTHKVQS from the coding sequence ATGCTCCAAATCCTCAAGACCGACAAACCTTTTACCACTGAATCGGGTTACACCTTCCCTGGCATCGAAATCGGCTATCACCTTTATGGCGATGTGCATTCTGGGAATCCTGTGGTTTGGGTGTGCCACGCCCTGACGGGCAACAGCGATCCCATGGAATGGTGGCCTAATCTTTGCGGACCAGGCAAGACATTCGATCCCCGCTATCATACCATCGTATGTGCCAATGTGCTGGGCAGTTGCTATGGAACCACAGGCGCCACCTCTCTGAATCCCGAAACGGGAAAGCCCTTCCTGCTCGATTTCCCCTTGATTACCATACGCGATATGGTTCAAGTCCACGAGCTGCTTCGCGGGCATCTGGGCATTGAAAAAATTGACGTGGCTATTGGGGCTTCGCTGGGCGCTTTTCAGGGAATGGAATGGTGCATCATGCAGCCTGGACTCATCAAGCACCTGATCTTTATTGCAGCAGGGGCGCGCACCAGCCCCTGGGCCAAAGCCTACAACGAAGCCCAGCGCATGGCCCTGGAAGCCGATCCCAGTTTTCTGGAAAACACCCAAGAAGGTGGTAAAGCAGGACTACGTGCCGCAAGGGCCATTGGGATGATCAGCTACCGCAGCTTCGAGGCCTTTGAAAAAACCCAATATGACCCCGAAGAAAATAAAATGGAAGGCTTCAACGCCCCCTCCTATTTGCGTTACCAGGGAAACAAACTGGTAAACCGCTACAGCCCATACGCCTACCTGACCATCACCCGCGCGTTTGACTCGCACGATGTGGGACGCCACCGCGGAGGCGTCAAAAAGGTACTGCAAAGCATCCGCTCAAACGTTTGTTGCATCAGTATCGAAACCGACATCCTGTTCCCCATTGAAGAGGTGAGGAAGGTTGCAGAAATGATTCCGGGGGCCTCCCATCACACCATCCGCAGCCTTTATGGCCACGATGGCTTCCTGGTTGAAAAGGAAGGCCTTGAAGTCATCATCGAATCTACCCACTGGGAAGAAAAAATGACCCATAAGGTCCAGTCCTGA
- a CDS encoding D-cysteine desulfhydrase family protein — MKKFPLGFFPTPLHGLERLSDKYRPYELFIKRDDQTGLASGGNKTRKLEYLLAEALAQGCNTLVTLGAQQSNHCRQTAAAAARAGLDCHLIVRGKAPAMPNGNLLLSLLLGAEIHYAGAEITDAYIAQVINELRSFGLKPYLIPYGGSNTTGVMGYADAVAELKQQMEEKSLSFDYIFFASCSGGTQAGLMLGKEKFGLDARLMPVSIQKPEAGFSSLEEMALKLVYDTRESMGIEHNFNASDARLIKGYDEAGYGVVTQSEHKAIHELARLEGILLDPVYTARAFNAMTDYLGKGKVPSGSKILFWHTGGLPANFHYAAEIL, encoded by the coding sequence ATGAAGAAGTTTCCGCTGGGATTTTTTCCCACCCCGCTGCATGGACTGGAGCGGCTTTCGGATAAATACCGTCCCTATGAACTTTTTATCAAAAGGGATGATCAGACAGGGCTTGCGTCAGGGGGCAATAAAACCCGCAAGCTGGAATACCTTCTGGCAGAAGCGCTGGCGCAGGGATGCAATACGCTGGTCACCTTGGGTGCCCAGCAGTCGAATCATTGCCGCCAAACGGCTGCCGCCGCTGCAAGGGCAGGCCTTGACTGCCATCTCATCGTCAGGGGAAAGGCGCCTGCTATGCCCAATGGCAATCTCTTGCTTTCTTTGTTGTTGGGCGCTGAAATTCATTACGCCGGTGCAGAGATTACGGATGCATATATTGCACAGGTGATAAACGAGCTGCGGAGCTTTGGACTAAAGCCTTACCTGATCCCTTATGGCGGGTCGAATACCACTGGGGTGATGGGTTATGCTGATGCTGTGGCAGAGCTGAAACAACAAATGGAGGAGAAAAGCCTTTCATTTGATTATATTTTCTTTGCTTCATGCTCAGGAGGAACGCAAGCGGGTTTGATGCTGGGGAAAGAAAAGTTTGGCCTGGATGCAAGGCTGATGCCCGTTAGTATTCAGAAACCTGAGGCCGGTTTCTCATCTCTTGAAGAGATGGCTTTAAAGCTCGTTTATGATACCAGGGAATCCATGGGCATAGAACACAATTTCAATGCATCCGATGCCAGGCTGATCAAAGGCTATGATGAAGCGGGTTATGGTGTGGTGACCCAATCGGAGCACAAAGCCATTCATGAACTGGCCCGCCTCGAAGGAATATTGCTCGATCCCGTGTATACGGCAAGGGCATTCAATGCAATGACAGATTATTTGGGAAAGGGGAAAGTCCCTTCAGGTTCAAAAATTCTGTTCTGGCATACCGGGGGATTGCCGGCAAACTTTCATTATGCCGCCGAGATCCTGTAA
- a CDS encoding fatty acid desaturase, with protein sequence MGVLIAIAVILIWAGHLAYMLISLEPSWTNPWIYVHILIQAYLYTGLFITGHDAMHGNIHPSKRVNTVIGTLAVALFAGMSYKMLRKNHGKHHKNPASAEDPDFYVKSQNFFAWWAVFMWRYLTITQLLIMAALFNIMVYLLKLDQTSVLLFWALPAILGTFQLFAVGVYWVHRLPHLPSMGPHKARTQGKNHFWAMLSCYFFGYHREHHEDPHIAWWKLYKVKD encoded by the coding sequence ATGGGTGTTCTTATTGCCATAGCGGTCATCCTGATCTGGGCAGGTCACCTGGCCTATATGCTGATTTCTCTTGAACCTTCCTGGACCAATCCATGGATTTACGTCCATATCCTGATCCAGGCCTATCTCTATACCGGCTTGTTTATTACAGGCCACGATGCCATGCACGGCAACATCCATCCGTCAAAACGGGTGAACACGGTGATAGGAACCCTTGCCGTTGCGCTTTTTGCCGGGATGTCCTATAAAATGCTCCGAAAAAACCACGGGAAGCACCACAAGAACCCAGCCTCTGCTGAGGACCCCGATTTCTATGTAAAATCGCAAAACTTCTTTGCGTGGTGGGCGGTATTTATGTGGCGATATCTCACCATTACCCAATTGCTGATCATGGCCGCCCTGTTCAACATCATGGTTTATCTGCTGAAGCTTGACCAGACCAGTGTATTGCTTTTCTGGGCCCTGCCCGCCATATTGGGCACCTTTCAGCTCTTCGCGGTTGGCGTTTACTGGGTTCACCGCCTGCCACACCTGCCCTCTATGGGGCCACACAAAGCCCGTACACAAGGAAAAAACCACTTCTGGGCAATGCTGAGCTGCTATTTCTTCGGCTACCACCGTGAGCACCACGAGGACCCGCACATCGCCTGGTGGAAGTTATACAAAGTAAAAGACTAA
- a CDS encoding lycopene cyclase domain-containing protein, protein MQQWTYALLLLASIAVPLIRSFEPRIFFIGNWKALLAGIFVMMLVFIPWDVAFTKHGVWGFSHEYVSGLYVFGLPIEEWMFFIVITYCVVFSYEVIRYFFPRISFPKTAMWTSLIVGAGLLVAGLLNTDKVYTFIVTMLAGALMILMPILKYHKTWLSHYLVTYLITLIPFFIVNGVLTRIPVVWYNNAENLGIRLTSIPVEDSAYFMAMMLIVMPIYERLKPKK, encoded by the coding sequence ATGCAACAATGGACTTATGCCCTGCTATTATTGGCCAGTATAGCCGTGCCCCTGATTCGCAGCTTTGAACCGCGAATTTTCTTTATTGGAAACTGGAAGGCACTCCTGGCAGGAATTTTTGTCATGATGCTGGTATTTATTCCCTGGGATGTGGCCTTTACAAAACACGGGGTCTGGGGATTCTCTCACGAATACGTGAGCGGGCTTTATGTTTTCGGCTTACCCATTGAAGAATGGATGTTTTTTATTGTGATAACCTATTGTGTGGTATTTTCCTACGAGGTGATCCGCTACTTTTTTCCCCGTATCTCTTTCCCCAAAACAGCTATGTGGACATCCCTGATCGTTGGAGCCGGATTGCTAGTTGCAGGACTACTGAATACCGACAAGGTTTACACCTTTATTGTCACCATGCTTGCCGGAGCACTGATGATCCTGATGCCCATCCTGAAATATCACAAAACCTGGCTCAGCCACTATTTGGTAACCTATCTCATTACCCTTATCCCGTTCTTTATTGTGAACGGGGTGCTCACCCGTATTCCCGTGGTTTGGTACAACAATGCTGAAAACCTGGGCATAAGGCTGACTTCCATTCCTGTTGAAGACAGCGCTTATTTTATGGCGATGATGCTAATCGTGATGCCCATTTATGAACGATTAAAACCGAAGAAATAA
- a CDS encoding thiol-activated cytolysin family protein: MKKTLLTLSNGLLLAILMLFIVAPISCSKEEEDNPDDTLEINAYFASLPTWDVFSPPEADAMLEFDPIQEFSCSDLMVKTTTPCSITKTPEDIVTYDPNSEILYLGSLIQGNGYLQGLGAMQSLPIYQRADLPISISFQMSNNSRLIENPTLVTVKQGIAELVEAAQNAGHISGSSIFFNQATSHSFQQTALALGLSADYMTSSVQASLQWESTNETNTVSAYFVQKMFTVSMGLPQRPGDLFSEEFTQEILDEQVSMGRIGPNNLPVYVSNIVYGRMMTLTMTSTYSETEMKAALSASYNGIDGEISGDHLTTLSESTIKLVTIGGDAQTALNFLRTGQLGEFFRTDAPLTTAVPISYTLRSLTDNSIAKVSSTVDYDMVQYDSASVGIFKNKANWESAMPYHLTEGPWETTGTNIKKANEAGNFSYHSTGQIWMGKKITFSPDTTGMPFEFYLENKDPGFYEGHPEVHLGLVFEDSEVDWPHTISIGDVDNFEDDNFEIGVNGSNVYAIGFVIVDNSASQYEYLKVYAFDGTNECEIDYIMNGDFPGGFSSGFTGVVSPAPIRKIYFNEDADGDDIGVKHFYFGYRPD; encoded by the coding sequence ATGAAAAAGACCCTGCTTACCCTATCAAACGGATTATTGCTGGCAATATTAATGTTATTTATTGTAGCCCCCATAAGTTGCTCAAAGGAAGAAGAAGACAATCCCGATGATACCCTTGAGATAAATGCTTATTTCGCATCACTCCCAACCTGGGATGTTTTTAGTCCACCGGAAGCTGATGCAATGCTGGAGTTTGACCCGATCCAGGAGTTTAGTTGTAGTGACCTAATGGTAAAAACCACTACGCCATGCTCTATAACAAAAACCCCTGAAGATATTGTCACCTACGACCCAAATTCAGAGATCCTTTACCTGGGATCATTAATCCAGGGCAATGGGTACCTTCAGGGCTTGGGGGCTATGCAATCCCTGCCAATCTACCAGCGGGCTGACCTCCCCATTTCCATAAGTTTTCAGATGTCGAACAATAGCAGGTTGATTGAAAACCCGACCCTGGTTACTGTGAAGCAAGGAATTGCGGAGCTTGTTGAAGCCGCCCAAAATGCTGGACATATCTCGGGAAGCAGCATCTTTTTCAACCAGGCGACCAGCCATTCTTTTCAGCAAACTGCTCTTGCTCTTGGGCTTTCGGCAGATTATATGACATCAAGCGTTCAGGCATCATTGCAATGGGAAAGCACAAACGAAACAAATACGGTGTCCGCCTATTTTGTTCAAAAAATGTTTACTGTGTCGATGGGATTGCCCCAAAGACCCGGTGATTTATTCAGTGAGGAATTTACACAGGAAATTCTGGATGAACAAGTCAGTATGGGCAGGATCGGGCCGAACAACCTCCCGGTTTATGTTTCAAATATTGTATACGGGCGAATGATGACTTTAACAATGACTTCCACGTATAGTGAAACGGAAATGAAAGCGGCCTTGTCAGCTTCTTATAATGGTATTGATGGAGAAATTTCAGGTGACCACCTCACGACCCTATCAGAATCAACCATTAAACTGGTTACCATTGGTGGGGATGCCCAAACTGCGCTGAACTTTCTTCGCACAGGTCAATTGGGTGAGTTTTTCAGAACAGATGCTCCCTTAACCACAGCCGTTCCCATATCCTATACCCTACGTAGCCTGACGGATAACAGCATTGCAAAGGTCAGTTCTACTGTGGATTACGATATGGTCCAATATGACTCAGCTAGCGTTGGAATCTTTAAGAATAAAGCAAATTGGGAGAGTGCAATGCCATACCATTTAACAGAAGGACCCTGGGAAACCACCGGGACTAACATTAAAAAAGCCAACGAAGCAGGAAACTTCAGCTACCATTCTACAGGACAAATATGGATGGGTAAAAAAATTACTTTCAGCCCTGACACAACAGGCATGCCGTTCGAATTCTATCTGGAAAACAAAGATCCTGGTTTTTATGAGGGCCACCCTGAGGTTCATCTAGGGCTGGTTTTTGAAGATAGTGAGGTTGACTGGCCTCATACTATCAGCATTGGCGATGTAGATAATTTTGAGGACGATAATTTTGAGATCGGTGTAAATGGTAGTAATGTTTATGCAATTGGATTTGTTATTGTCGATAATTCTGCAAGTCAATACGAATATTTAAAGGTTTATGCGTTTGATGGAACCAATGAGTGTGAAATCGATTATATAATGAATGGCGACTTTCCAGGCGGGTTCTCAAGTGGATTTACCGGGGTGGTGTCGCCAGCTCCAATTAGAAAAATTTATTTCAATGAAGATGCCGATGGGGATGACATTGGCGTAAAACATTTTTATTTTGGATACCGGCCCGATTAA
- a CDS encoding LytTR family DNA-binding domain-containing protein, translated as MFVIVFEPFHVEQLNFEDRILFASGFGIIIFLIIFLTGIAYPSFVAGDPQEESYPELRLGIRNFLIWFLCSLSVSFYLIFTRTVSLTTFDIYKIALICILPPVIIGIHDKLLQLREKNEALLLLGEILQSKMKALEADESNKPVDFISENKAEKFSLLSSNILFIKSADNYAEIHYLDGDQVKKRLIRNTLKNIEVQIKNFPNLIRCHRISIVNSHNIEKLIGNCNNQALIIKGVDEKIPVSRSYIMKIKEAL; from the coding sequence TTGTTTGTCATTGTTTTTGAACCATTCCATGTTGAGCAGTTGAATTTCGAAGACAGGATTTTATTTGCTTCCGGTTTTGGAATCATCATTTTCCTCATTATTTTCCTCACAGGCATCGCTTATCCCAGCTTTGTTGCGGGCGATCCCCAGGAAGAAAGTTATCCTGAATTACGGCTTGGAATACGCAACTTTCTTATATGGTTTCTTTGTTCCCTTTCGGTTTCCTTTTATTTGATCTTCACCCGAACTGTAAGCTTAACAACTTTTGATATTTACAAAATTGCTTTGATATGTATATTGCCACCTGTTATTATTGGCATTCATGACAAATTGCTGCAATTAAGAGAGAAAAATGAGGCCTTGCTTCTTCTTGGAGAAATTTTGCAAAGCAAAATGAAGGCGCTGGAAGCAGATGAATCCAATAAGCCGGTTGACTTCATCTCAGAAAACAAAGCAGAGAAATTCAGCCTTTTAAGCTCAAATATTCTGTTTATTAAATCGGCCGATAATTATGCCGAAATTCATTATCTGGATGGAGATCAAGTAAAAAAAAGACTGATCAGAAATACCCTGAAAAATATTGAAGTCCAAATAAAGAACTTTCCTAACCTAATCCGTTGCCACAGAATTAGTATAGTTAACTCACATAACATAGAAAAACTCATTGGCAATTGCAACAATCAAGCCCTGATCATAAAAGGAGTTGACGAGAAAATTCCAGTCTCGCGAAGCTACATTATGAAGATTAAAGAGGCCCTTTGA
- a CDS encoding glycoside hydrolase family 97 protein: protein MKKLPGLVLSLILLSPLSLWAEVIEVLSPDGTIRVKVEVGDQVTWSVFKGQETLLLPSQLSLEISGNRNPGVQPRLRSHSIHMVNEVIEAEVPVKNRYIENHYNELLLHFKEGYNLAFRAYDEGVAYRFITAYPENSVEVIAETVAFHFEENHRLFWPMESSPTFQSHYEAAYRDIFLGDLTKEQYGSLPMLLETRQGTQLLITEADLYDYPNLFLFGTGANSLRGVLPKAILETYKRGDRAEVIASNANYLAKTQGSRSFPWRVMVIASEDRELLENELVYKLSSPCVLADIDWIRPGKVAWDWWNANNIYGVDFRAGLNTETYKYYIDFASAYGLEYIILDEGWSVSTLDLRDGNPELDLEQLFAYAESKNVGIILWVLWNALDKDLEATLDRFAGWGAKGIKVDFMVRADQDMVNYYERVAKEAAKRELLVNFHGAYKPSGLNRKYPNVVNYEGVKGMENSKWEEAVSPWHDVLLPFTRMVAGPMDYTPGAMINASKENFRPVFTQPMSQGTRAHQAAMYVLYDAPLQMLSDNPSNYLKEPEYTRFIVDIPVSWDQTIGLPSRVGEYVVMARKKGDVWYLGAMTNWDARTLEIDAAFLENVPYRIEYIEDGPNADRHAADYRMNTRILQPGEKITVKMAPGGGWVAILRPLP from the coding sequence GTGAAAAAATTGCCGGGCCTCGTGTTGTCATTGATTCTTCTTTCCCCGCTTTCATTATGGGCTGAAGTCATTGAAGTATTATCACCAGATGGGACCATAAGGGTTAAGGTTGAAGTCGGAGACCAGGTCACATGGTCGGTTTTTAAAGGCCAGGAAACACTGCTGTTGCCTTCTCAATTGAGCCTGGAGATTTCCGGAAACCGGAATCCAGGTGTGCAGCCCAGGCTGCGCAGCCATAGTATCCACATGGTGAATGAGGTGATTGAGGCGGAAGTCCCGGTAAAAAACCGTTACATTGAGAACCATTATAACGAGTTGCTATTGCATTTCAAGGAGGGATACAACCTGGCTTTCAGGGCTTATGACGAAGGGGTGGCCTACCGGTTCATTACCGCTTACCCTGAAAATAGCGTGGAGGTGATCGCAGAGACGGTAGCTTTTCATTTTGAGGAGAATCATCGCCTGTTCTGGCCGATGGAGAGCAGCCCTACGTTTCAGTCGCATTATGAAGCCGCTTACCGCGACATTTTCCTCGGTGACCTGACGAAGGAACAATACGGTTCGTTGCCAATGTTGCTGGAAACCCGACAGGGGACGCAACTGCTGATTACCGAGGCCGATCTTTACGATTACCCCAATTTATTCCTGTTTGGCACCGGCGCCAACAGTCTGAGGGGTGTGCTGCCCAAAGCCATTCTGGAGACTTACAAAAGGGGTGACCGGGCAGAGGTGATTGCAAGCAACGCCAATTACCTTGCCAAAACCCAGGGAAGCCGAAGCTTTCCCTGGCGGGTAATGGTCATAGCCTCGGAAGACCGTGAATTACTCGAAAATGAGCTGGTTTACAAACTGTCATCTCCCTGCGTTCTGGCAGATATTGACTGGATCAGGCCCGGCAAGGTGGCCTGGGACTGGTGGAATGCCAATAACATTTACGGGGTGGATTTCAGGGCAGGCCTCAATACGGAAACCTATAAATACTACATTGACTTTGCTTCAGCATATGGCCTGGAGTATATCATTCTGGACGAAGGCTGGTCGGTTTCTACCCTGGATCTGCGTGATGGAAATCCTGAACTTGATTTGGAGCAGTTGTTTGCCTATGCGGAAAGCAAAAACGTGGGCATCATCCTCTGGGTGTTATGGAATGCCCTGGATAAAGACCTGGAGGCAACGCTTGACCGCTTTGCCGGATGGGGTGCAAAAGGCATCAAGGTCGATTTTATGGTGCGGGCCGATCAGGACATGGTCAATTATTATGAGCGGGTGGCGAAAGAAGCGGCCAAAAGAGAGCTGCTGGTGAACTTCCACGGGGCATACAAGCCTTCGGGCTTGAACCGTAAATACCCCAACGTGGTTAATTACGAAGGAGTGAAAGGAATGGAAAACAGCAAATGGGAGGAAGCGGTCAGCCCCTGGCACGATGTACTACTGCCTTTTACGCGGATGGTAGCAGGCCCCATGGACTATACCCCCGGCGCGATGATCAATGCAAGCAAAGAAAATTTCCGGCCGGTGTTTACCCAACCAATGAGCCAAGGCACCCGGGCTCACCAGGCAGCCATGTATGTCTTGTATGATGCACCTCTGCAAATGCTTTCGGATAATCCTTCCAACTATCTCAAAGAACCTGAATATACCCGCTTCATTGTGGATATTCCTGTATCGTGGGATCAAACCATAGGTCTGCCCTCAAGGGTGGGAGAATATGTGGTGATGGCGCGAAAAAAGGGCGATGTCTGGTACCTGGGAGCCATGACAAACTGGGATGCCCGTACCCTTGAGATCGATGCTGCTTTTCTTGAAAATGTTCCCTACAGGATTGAATACATTGAGGATGGGCCCAATGCGGATCGTCATGCCGCTGATTACCGGATGAACACTC